One Nostoc punctiforme PCC 73102 DNA window includes the following coding sequences:
- a CDS encoding EamA family transporter, producing the protein MKSILEISNFKIIPYIILFVSILFSISGQLLMKYTMSHSDEGLLDWVFLQKLALAVSVYCLGIVNWILALRSVKLSIAYPLTSLNYVGILFGSHYFFNEVITITRIAGVITIFLGILLVVIPLKKSI; encoded by the coding sequence ATGAAATCTATATTGGAAATTTCAAACTTTAAAATAATTCCCTATATTATCTTGTTTGTCAGTATTTTATTTAGTATTTCTGGACAATTACTCATGAAATATACCATGAGTCACTCAGATGAGGGACTGTTGGATTGGGTATTCCTTCAAAAATTAGCATTAGCTGTTAGTGTTTATTGCTTGGGAATAGTCAATTGGATACTGGCTTTGCGATCGGTAAAATTGAGTATTGCTTATCCACTGACTAGTTTAAATTATGTCGGTATACTTTTCGGATCGCACTACTTTTTTAATGAGGTGATTACAATAACTCGAATTGCAGGAGTAATCACTATTTTCCTAGGAATTCTTTTAGTGGTTATTCCACTGAAAAAGTCTATATAA
- a CDS encoding EamA family transporter, whose protein sequence is MTILWLYVLRTIPLSQAFPVLGLMYALIPIASHYLLKERVVFSQWLGISIIITGVILVVN, encoded by the coding sequence ATGACTATATTGTGGCTTTATGTATTGCGAACAATTCCTCTAAGTCAAGCATTTCCAGTTTTAGGACTAATGTATGCACTGATACCTATTGCTTCTCACTATCTTTTAAAAGAGCGAGTTGTATTTAGCCAGTGGTTAGGAATATCTATTATCATAACTGGTGTAATTCTGGTTGTAAATTGA